The region ATTTTTCTAGGTGAAGTAGGGCAGTTATTCAATTTTGCGAAAGCAATAGACTTATTAGCCTCTTTTCTCGCATCTGCTGTTTCTCTTTTACGAACTCCCATTGCTTCTTATTTTTTACCTTTATTTTTTGCTCCAGCATGACCTCTAAAAGATCTAGTTGGTGAAAATTCTCCTAATTTGTGACCCACCATGTTTTCTGTTACGTAAACTGGTACAAATTGACGACCGTTATGAACTGCGATAGTTTGTCCAACAAAGTCTGGAGTAATCATAGAAGCTCTAGACCAAGTCTTAACCACTCCTTTATTTCCACCTGCGATGTTTTCTTCAACTTTCTTTTCTAACTTATAATGAACGAAAGGTCCTTTTTTTAATGAACGTGCCATATCTTATTATTTCTTTCTACGTTCTACGATATACTTATTACTCGGGTTTTTCTTAGAACGAGTTCTATAACCTTTAGCTGGTATTCCATTTCTTGAACGTGGATGTCCACCAGAAGAACGTCCTTCACCACCACCCATTGGATGATCGACAGGGTTCATTGCAACAGGTCTTGTTCTAGGTCTTCTACCTAACCATCTTGTTCTACCTGCTTTTCCAGATACAACTAATTGGTGGTCAGAATTAGATACAGCTCCAATAGTAGCAGAACAAGTTAACAAGATCAATCTTGTTTCACCAGAAGGCATTTTAATTGTAGCATATTTTCCATCTCTTGCCATTAATTGAGCAAATGTTCCAGCAGAACGAGCGATTACCGCACCTTGACCTGGACGCAACTCAATACAAGAAATAACAGTTCCCAAAGGAATTCTGCTTAAAGGCAATGTATTACCAATTTCAGGTTGAGATTCTGGACCAGAAACTAATTTCTGACCAACTTTCAATCCGTTTTGAGCAATAATATAAGTTTTCTCACCATCAGCATAAGCCAATAGAGCGATAAACGCAGTACGATTTGGATCGTATTCAATAGATTTCACAGTAGCAGGAATTCCATCCTTTGTACGTTTGAAATCAATAATACGATATCTCTGCTTGTGACCACCACCCGTATAACGCATGGTCATCTTTCCTTGACTATTTCTACCTCCAGAGTTTTTTATCGGCGCTATCAAAGAGCGTTCCGGCTTATCAGTTGTAATGGCGTCATAACCATTCACAACTCTAAATCGCTGACCTGGGGTAATAGGTTTTAATTTTCTTACTGACATCTTTCTATCTTAGATTTTGTTGTAAAAATCAATTGTTTCTCCTTCTTGTACTTGAACAATTGCTTTTTTGATTGCATTCGTCTTTCCACTGATCAAACCACTTTTAGTGTATTTTGTAGTTCTATCCGGTCTTACGTTCATCGTGTTAACACTCAAAATAGTTACTCCATAAGCAGCTTCAACAGCTTTCTTAATCTCAACTTTATTTGCTTTTTTGTTAACTACGAATCCGAAGCGGTTTAAAACTTCACTTTCTTTGGTTACTTTTTCCGTTACTATAGGTTTAATTATGATGCTCATATCCTATTATTTACTTAAATTTTCTTCAATTACTTCCAAAGAACTCTCCAAAAGCACTAAATTATTAGCATTTAATATAGCATAAGTGCTTAATTCTAAGCTACTTACAACATTAGATGCCTTTAAATTGCGTGACGACAAATATACATTTTTATTAACATCGCCCAACACAAATAGTGATTTTTTATTTTCTAACTCTAAAGCTTTCAAAACGTTAATGAAATTTTTAGTGTTTGGAGTTTCAAAATTAAAGTCTTCAAGAACGATAATGTTTGATTCTTTTGCTTTTATAGAGAAAGCAGATTTTCTAGCCAAACGTTTCAAGTTTTTATTCAATTTAAATGAATAACTTCTTGGTCTTGGTCCAAAAACTGTTCCACCACC is a window of Flavobacterium acetivorans DNA encoding:
- the rpsS gene encoding 30S ribosomal protein S19 yields the protein MARSLKKGPFVHYKLEKKVEENIAGGNKGVVKTWSRASMITPDFVGQTIAVHNGRQFVPVYVTENMVGHKLGEFSPTRSFRGHAGAKNKGKK
- the rplB gene encoding 50S ribosomal protein L2; this translates as MSVRKLKPITPGQRFRVVNGYDAITTDKPERSLIAPIKNSGGRNSQGKMTMRYTGGGHKQRYRIIDFKRTKDGIPATVKSIEYDPNRTAFIALLAYADGEKTYIIAQNGLKVGQKLVSGPESQPEIGNTLPLSRIPLGTVISCIELRPGQGAVIARSAGTFAQLMARDGKYATIKMPSGETRLILLTCSATIGAVSNSDHQLVVSGKAGRTRWLGRRPRTRPVAMNPVDHPMGGGEGRSSGGHPRSRNGIPAKGYRTRSKKNPSNKYIVERRKK
- the rplW gene encoding 50S ribosomal protein L23 translates to MSIIIKPIVTEKVTKESEVLNRFGFVVNKKANKVEIKKAVEAAYGVTILSVNTMNVRPDRTTKYTKSGLISGKTNAIKKAIVQVQEGETIDFYNKI
- the rplD gene encoding 50S ribosomal protein L4 — translated: MEVKVLDFNGKDTGRKVQLSDSVFAIEPNNHAVYLDVKQYLANQRQGTHKAKERAEVAGSTRKIKKQKGTGTARAGSAKNPLFKGGGTVFGPRPRSYSFKLNKNLKRLARKSAFSIKAKESNIIVLEDFNFETPNTKNFINVLKALELENKKSLFVLGDVNKNVYLSSRNLKASNVVSSLELSTYAILNANNLVLLESSLEVIEENLSK